The Metamycoplasma gateae genome window below encodes:
- a CDS encoding IS30 family transposase: MNYTIKKYNHLTDNERIIIENYLKLNYSLRRISRLIERSVSTLSREIKRNTNSFGTYEFKHASLKTRERSRHKYYFKFVDNQKFKNFSNAFLQKYDKKFFGIKSTYNFIKTSTKHCCPSLRTVFNWINTNNWVIKKYDKLRQYYKKGGKRTASVIKRLVKSADYVFPIWTRPKSIDLRLEFGHWEADLVLGKRANGYNNVLTLTERKTRIGFAKIIQSKSPNIINSELKKIIRDNELEVKTITVDNGIEFEKIGILARWLNIKIYRAEPYASFQRGSNEHWNGILRREFKKGFNFNTITQEKLDSVVNQINNMTREILNWKTPLQTYLEYIK; this comes from the coding sequence ATGAATTATACAATAAAAAAATATAACCATTTAACAGATAATGAAAGAATAATTATTGAAAATTATTTAAAGTTAAATTATTCTCTTCGTAGGATTTCGAGATTAATCGAGCGAAGTGTTTCGACCCTAAGTAGAGAAATAAAGAGGAATACAAATAGTTTCGGAACTTATGAATTTAAACACGCTAGTTTAAAAACAAGAGAAAGATCAAGACATAAGTATTATTTTAAATTCGTGGATAACCAAAAATTCAAAAATTTTTCTAACGCTTTTTTACAAAAATATGACAAAAAGTTTTTTGGTATAAAGTCAACATATAATTTTATAAAAACTAGCACAAAACACTGTTGTCCTTCTTTAAGAACGGTTTTTAATTGAATAAACACTAATAATTGAGTTATAAAAAAGTACGATAAATTAAGACAATATTATAAAAAAGGTGGTAAAAGAACAGCATCCGTAATAAAACGGCTTGTAAAATCTGCTGATTATGTTTTTCCAATATGAACTAGACCTAAATCTATAGATTTAAGACTTGAATTTGGACACTGAGAAGCAGATCTAGTTTTAGGAAAAAGAGCCAATGGATATAATAATGTTTTAACTTTAACTGAAAGAAAAACAAGAATAGGGTTTGCAAAAATAATACAAAGCAAATCACCAAATATAATTAATTCAGAGTTAAAAAAGATTATAAGAGATAATGAATTAGAAGTAAAAACAATAACAGTAGACAATGGTATTGAATTTGAAAAAATAGGTATTTTAGCCAGATGATTAAATATAAAGATTTATAGAGCTGAACCTTATGCATCTTTTCAAAGAGGCTCAAATGAACATTGAAATGGAATTTTGAGAAGAGAATTCAAAAAAGGTTTTAACTTTAATACTATAACTCAAGAAAAACTTGACTCAGTTGTTAACCAAATAAATAATATGACGCGGGAAATATTAAATTGGAAGACACCATTACAAACCTATTTAGAATATATTAAATAA
- a CDS encoding FAD synthase, producing the protein MKIFNWNFKEKFDHNEDLIMLLGSFETLHLGHYELVKTAKDIRNTNPELKLAIMLFSQSYKSLVAKEEKVFQIKTRLYTLFNLGFDYVFLVDDNINNFNVSHEQFCKNLLENKVKKVVCGNDFKFGFRKIGNIDYLKKYFQVYVSNDRKIQKQKISTSLIKDLIEDGNISAINNLLIEKYSFITNLEKMNFFYPNNIKKIRSGIYVSNFVIDDVEYHGLIKINHKSNKEKTNQAYIFDLELIPSKYKEVFVEVEALIRHINFQHEDKIEISDIETAKKWFIKK; encoded by the coding sequence ATGAAAATTTTTAACTGAAATTTTAAAGAAAAATTTGATCATAATGAAGATCTTATCATGCTTTTAGGATCATTTGAAACTCTTCATCTAGGCCATTATGAATTAGTAAAAACAGCAAAAGACATAAGAAACACAAACCCGGAACTTAAACTTGCAATTATGCTTTTTTCTCAAAGCTATAAATCATTAGTTGCAAAAGAAGAAAAAGTGTTTCAAATTAAAACTAGGTTATATACTCTTTTTAATTTAGGTTTTGATTATGTGTTTTTAGTTGATGATAACATAAATAACTTTAATGTATCACACGAACAATTTTGCAAAAACTTATTGGAAAATAAAGTTAAAAAAGTTGTTTGCGGAAATGATTTTAAATTTGGGTTTAGAAAGATTGGTAATATTGATTATTTAAAAAAATATTTTCAAGTCTATGTTTCAAATGACAGAAAAATACAAAAGCAAAAAATTTCAACTTCTTTGATAAAAGACTTAATCGAAGATGGAAACATTAGTGCAATTAATAATTTATTAATTGAAAAATATTCGTTTATTACAAATTTAGAAAAAATGAATTTTTTCTATCCAAATAATATAAAAAAAATAAGATCAGGTATATATGTATCAAATTTTGTTATTGATGATGTTGAATATCACGGATTAATAAAAATTAATCATAAAAGCAATAAAGAAAAAACAAATCAAGCATATATATTTGATTTAGAACTTATCCCAAGCAAATATAAAGAGGTTTTTGTTGAGGTTGAAGCTTTAATTAGACACATAAATTTTCAACACGAAGATAAAATTGAAATTAGTGACATCGAAACGGCAAAAAAATGATTTATTAAAAAATAA
- a CDS encoding YcsE-related riboflavin metabolism phosphatase — translation MNDKYKMIVFDIDGTLLPFGIDELTPRMKEMFRKLKEAGYINVLCSGRDIFTVGKQIHNHYVDYFIGANGTFILDLRTNEYIFEQTIDYEDFVKFRKYAEEHKLSFSFVGDKWGYYNDLFNIDHWFYQPYKDKFISEKEFEAQNDKNYLITISSNQPEEWAKKLNKFFEENKMNMWVLATWNGGIFLSSKGITKAVGLEILGNLLDIKLEEMVAFGDSENDIEMLQHVGLGVAMGNGEDVTKNVAKEICMPVTEDGPYFKLKEKGFYD, via the coding sequence ATGAATGATAAATATAAAATGATAGTATTTGATATCGACGGAACATTATTACCATTTGGGATTGATGAATTGACTCCTAGAATGAAAGAAATGTTTAGAAAATTAAAGGAAGCTGGATATATAAATGTTTTATGTTCAGGTCGCGATATTTTTACAGTTGGTAAGCAAATTCACAATCATTATGTTGATTACTTCATTGGAGCTAACGGAACATTTATTTTAGATTTAAGAACAAATGAATACATTTTTGAACAAACAATTGATTATGAGGATTTTGTAAAATTTAGAAAATATGCAGAAGAACATAAATTATCATTTTCATTTGTTGGTGATAAATGAGGTTATTATAATGATTTGTTTAATATAGATCACTGGTTTTATCAACCATACAAAGATAAATTTATTTCAGAAAAAGAATTTGAAGCACAAAATGATAAAAATTATTTAATTACAATAAGTTCAAATCAACCCGAGGAATGAGCTAAAAAATTAAATAAATTCTTTGAAGAAAATAAGATGAATATGTGAGTCTTAGCAACTTGAAATGGTGGTATCTTCTTATCATCAAAAGGGATTACAAAAGCAGTTGGTTTAGAAATATTAGGAAATCTATTAGATATTAAATTAGAAGAAATGGTTGCTTTTGGAGATTCTGAAAATGATATTGAAATGCTTCAACATGTTGGTTTAGGTGTAGCTATGGGTAATGGTGAAGATGTAACCAAGAACGTTGCTAAAGAAATATGTATGCCTGTTACTGAAGATGGTCCATATTTCAAACTGAAAGAAAAAGGATTTTACGACTAA
- the truB gene encoding tRNA pseudouridine(55) synthase TruB, which yields MFFKINKKRGESSFFAIKKFAKENNIKKIGHSGTLDPLAEGLLIVATDEDTKTLSYLLNDTKEYFVKATLHCFSKSYDEGEEVFQIKNKEKITKIQLEQALNKIKKTTKQIPPIFSAKKVNGQRSYDLARKNIEVNLKECNIKIFNLKLLDFDYDNQTFSFKTKVSKGTYIRSLVHDIGLILGTDAVVNILKREIIGNIKINEEVIFEEITDIKSLFNVQLYTLNNSELMQIKSKIVYFERFKNINNKAMFIYENKIIGWGEITNGLVKFEKVLFNRIF from the coding sequence ATGTTTTTTAAAATAAATAAAAAACGGGGCGAATCAAGTTTTTTTGCTATTAAAAAATTTGCAAAAGAAAATAACATCAAAAAAATTGGTCATAGTGGAACATTAGATCCTCTTGCGGAAGGCCTTTTGATCGTGGCTACTGATGAAGATACAAAAACACTTTCTTATTTATTAAATGATACAAAAGAATATTTTGTAAAAGCAACCCTACACTGCTTTTCAAAAAGCTATGATGAAGGGGAAGAAGTTTTCCAAATTAAAAATAAAGAGAAAATAACAAAAATTCAATTAGAACAGGCCTTAAATAAAATTAAAAAAACAACTAAACAAATTCCTCCAATATTTTCAGCAAAAAAAGTAAATGGTCAAAGAAGTTATGATTTAGCAAGAAAAAATATTGAGGTAAATTTAAAGGAATGCAATATTAAAATTTTTAATTTAAAACTTCTGGATTTTGATTATGATAATCAAACTTTTTCCTTTAAAACAAAAGTTTCAAAAGGAACCTATATAAGGTCTTTAGTGCATGACATTGGATTAATACTAGGTACTGATGCTGTTGTGAATATTTTAAAAAGAGAAATTATAGGAAATATCAAAATAAATGAGGAAGTTATTTTTGAAGAAATAACGGACATAAAATCACTTTTTAATGTACAATTATATACACTTAATAATTCAGAATTAATGCAAATTAAGTCAAAAATAGTGTATTTTGAAAGATTCAAAAATATTAATAATAAAGCCATGTTTATTTATGAAAACAAAATAATCGGCTGAGGCGAAATAACAAACGGTTTGGTAAAATTTGAAAAGGTTTTATTTAACCGAATTTTTTAG
- the cas2 gene encoding CRISPR-associated endonuclease Cas2, with product MKLIKVYTREMRILLMYDIYYNGDDDTKMYNKFVNHLYKLGYIRIQYSIYAKILPTHTEYENEKRKILRFIPKNSNVRILLLTEKQYQNIEILNGIKAKNEIYNLEEEYIRL from the coding sequence TTGAAATTGATTAAGGTCTATACAAGAGAAATGCGTATTTTACTAATGTACGATATTTATTACAATGGCGATGATGATACAAAAATGTACAATAAATTTGTTAATCATTTATATAAACTAGGTTATATAAGAATACAGTATTCAATTTATGCAAAAATTTTGCCAACGCACACAGAATATGAAAATGAAAAAAGAAAGATTTTGAGATTCATACCCAAAAATTCAAACGTTAGGATTTTATTATTGACTGAAAAACAATACCAAAACATAGAAATATTGAATGGTATCAAGGCAAAAAATGAAATATATAATTTAGAAGAGGAGTATATTAGACTATAA
- the cas1 gene encoding type II CRISPR-associated endonuclease Cas1, which yields MNKKILEINESEYVSLFLNNLIIKQKEEKIIIPINNISVIIFENERANISIPVINELVDKKVNIIICKNHLPNSIIIPHNGYYNNKVFQNQIKWDIKYKSLIWQKIIKLKIENSIYNLETLNLINKSDIQKMNNYLINVEEYDKTNREGHAAKLYFLTLFGNDFIRERNAEDKINIYLNYGYSVLLSLVARIICSKGLDNRISFFHKSFNNNFPLACDLVEPFRFWIDRIVYKIHCDGFQNSFQDFKETLFKSFNEHITYKNKKIKFSKYIEIVIDELLNLEESDIEID from the coding sequence ATGAATAAAAAAATATTAGAAATCAACGAGTCGGAATATGTAAGCTTATTTTTAAATAATTTAATAATTAAACAAAAAGAAGAAAAAATAATTATCCCAATAAATAATATTTCAGTAATTATTTTTGAAAATGAAAGAGCAAATATATCTATTCCAGTAATTAATGAGCTCGTAGATAAAAAAGTCAACATAATAATATGTAAAAATCATTTACCAAACTCAATTATAATCCCACATAATGGATACTATAATAATAAAGTTTTTCAAAATCAAATTAAATGAGATATTAAATACAAATCATTAATTTGACAAAAAATAATAAAACTCAAAATAGAAAATTCAATTTACAATTTGGAGACATTAAATTTAATTAACAAATCAGATATACAAAAAATGAATAATTACTTGATAAATGTTGAGGAATATGATAAAACAAACAGAGAAGGTCATGCTGCTAAATTGTACTTTTTAACATTGTTTGGTAATGATTTTATAAGAGAAAGGAATGCAGAAGATAAAATTAATATTTATTTAAATTATGGTTATTCAGTACTACTGAGTTTAGTTGCTAGAATTATTTGTTCAAAGGGTTTAGATAATAGAATATCTTTTTTTCATAAAAGTTTTAATAATAACTTCCCTTTGGCTTGTGATCTTGTGGAACCCTTCAGATTTTGAATTGATAGAATAGTTTATAAAATTCATTGTGATGGATTTCAAAATAGTTTTCAGGATTTTAAAGAAACTTTATTTAAATCCTTTAATGAACATATAACTTATAAAAATAAAAAGATCAAATTTTCAAAATATATAGAAATCGTTATTGACGAACTTTTAAATTTAGAAGAAAGCGATATTGAAATTGATTAA
- the cas9 gene encoding type II CRISPR RNA-guided endonuclease Cas9 (Cas9, originally named Csn1, is the large, multifunctional signature protein of type II CRISPR/Cas systems. It is well known even to general audiences because its RNA-guided endonuclease activity has made it a popular tool for custom editing of eukaryotic genomes.) produces MDKKDVTIGFDLGISSIGWSIIDNETNDILKLGSRLFQERQKADERRNFRSIRRRIRRIKYKKEKFINLVLKNKKIFNFSSKKEIYESFEKNSTNWPNILELKNVALNKKIQKDEIIWLLHDYLKNRGYFYATNEVDLDDQKQENNFPSQLLLEFFKENNFFKSNSFISKENGGHIFSNKNWLKEIEQMLKVQEIDEKFSKEYISIFNYIRPFSEGPGSLNSASEYGIYNYDENGNVIKKYENIWDKTIGKCSLFEEEKVISTAYPSYEIFNLLNDLANIRSLESFGNVNQWSLGVNDKKELLNNLFYSILNTSRTQNITIKQIEKIFVKENGLEDVKDNITQKKFLKQFGLENNLTPLNTINKLLKIIKSFSSAYNEIDIDKIWVVLPILDDICSIIEIPKKIDDYYNLFSQYKIIEKLFINSDQKEEFIKQIISNKEFNFNKKGSLSRKAINLYLSRMKDLKHNSEFIKWNDKKIRNIVIERDKKTRINPNNKYINPFIFENDVLSPAAKQTFEQAIKVLNRIIKLYSKEYNIKSIVVEMAKTKNDPETIKKYNQNNVKKDYEEIIKFLPINITVDELLKKQTNSLLEKLKLYIQQDGIDLYSMQKMDILEVINYSNNFEIDHIIPYSLSYDNSAGNKVLTTKANNQAKGQKTAMEYLLLLNNFNINEYKSKCAQLFLNRDNFIKNKKNSVITEKNAEKKYKNLTWDDFEQSNKNEFINRNLNDTRYAIKLFVETLRKHFDNKETKIIGINGHVTSYFRNKSYLPKNRIFNYHHAIDASIIALIINNNKYLARLLTIADNEWKILNDHQMIQIFTGELREITDLDFKKNIMAHFLSKIIKEKINSIIENNYKLVQYSRKIKIMDNSPLFDQTLYGLKRTETNKPNEAYKVVKINLIKDNNENLKRYFDIPILNETKNKYSVLMAESHPKEFNNLKEIFDSYNLKTTGFAFIDYMNDLNNKFPELVTKKMIDNAIATNRTIFLNLNNMKIRYYKDLRIVQKSLIPLDFKYNKNKSFKDNNFSLFSLVYKNKSHCYNSIPINFLTYKFGSKSKNLLDESIYNKENLNKYKINLKISNSEKPLFIIKKGTILKRKNASENWFENLYYVSGISKQEDMDTKYTITNLIKNRPLDKKDKEEIKTIIISKLTNSLLKEFEIIYLDELGNEYKANIPDLNL; encoded by the coding sequence ATGGATAAAAAGGATGTGACAATTGGTTTTGACTTAGGAATTTCCTCAATAGGATGATCTATCATTGATAATGAAACAAATGATATATTAAAATTAGGATCAAGACTTTTTCAAGAAAGACAAAAGGCTGATGAACGTCGTAATTTTAGAAGTATTAGAAGAAGAATAAGAAGAATAAAATATAAGAAAGAAAAATTCATTAATTTAGTCTTAAAGAATAAAAAAATTTTCAATTTTTCTTCGAAAAAAGAAATATATGAATCTTTTGAAAAAAACTCTACAAATTGACCTAATATACTAGAGTTAAAAAATGTAGCATTAAATAAAAAAATACAAAAAGATGAAATTATTTGGTTATTACATGATTATTTAAAAAATCGTGGGTATTTTTATGCAACCAACGAAGTTGATTTAGACGATCAAAAACAAGAAAATAATTTTCCGAGTCAATTATTATTAGAGTTTTTTAAGGAAAATAATTTTTTTAAATCAAATAGCTTTATATCTAAAGAAAATGGTGGTCATATTTTTTCTAATAAAAATTGATTAAAAGAAATTGAACAAATGTTAAAAGTACAAGAAATTGATGAAAAATTTTCAAAGGAATATATTTCGATATTTAATTATATAAGGCCATTTTCTGAGGGTCCAGGTAGTTTAAATAGCGCAAGTGAATATGGCATCTATAATTATGATGAAAATGGAAACGTTATAAAAAAATATGAAAATATTTGGGATAAAACAATTGGTAAATGTAGTCTTTTTGAAGAAGAAAAAGTTATTTCTACTGCATATCCTTCATATGAAATATTTAATTTGTTAAACGATTTAGCAAACATAAGATCCTTGGAATCCTTTGGTAATGTAAACCAATGATCTCTTGGCGTAAATGATAAAAAAGAACTATTGAATAATTTATTTTATAGTATTTTAAACACAAGTAGAACTCAAAATATAACAATAAAGCAAATAGAAAAAATTTTTGTAAAAGAAAATGGCTTGGAAGATGTAAAAGATAATATTACACAAAAAAAATTTTTAAAACAATTTGGATTAGAAAATAATCTAACACCCCTTAACACAATTAATAAATTATTAAAGATAATTAAGAGTTTTTCTTCAGCATATAATGAAATTGATATCGACAAAATATGAGTTGTTTTACCGATCTTAGATGATATATGTTCGATAATAGAGATTCCTAAAAAAATAGATGATTATTATAATTTATTTTCACAATATAAAATTATTGAAAAACTCTTTATTAATTCAGATCAAAAAGAAGAATTTATTAAACAAATTATTTCTAACAAAGAATTCAACTTCAATAAAAAAGGTAGTTTATCAAGAAAAGCGATAAATTTATACCTAAGCAGAATGAAAGATTTGAAACATAATTCAGAATTTATTAAATGAAATGACAAAAAAATAAGAAATATTGTAATTGAAAGAGATAAAAAAACAAGAATAAACCCTAATAATAAATATATAAACCCTTTTATTTTTGAAAACGATGTTTTATCTCCAGCGGCTAAACAAACATTTGAACAGGCCATAAAAGTGTTGAATCGAATTATAAAACTATATTCAAAAGAATACAACATTAAATCAATTGTAGTTGAAATGGCTAAAACTAAAAATGACCCAGAAACAATAAAAAAATATAATCAAAATAATGTAAAAAAAGATTATGAAGAAATTATTAAATTCTTACCAATAAATATAACTGTTGATGAATTATTAAAAAAGCAAACTAATTCATTACTAGAAAAATTGAAATTATATATTCAGCAAGATGGAATTGATTTATACTCAATGCAAAAAATGGATATCTTAGAAGTAATTAATTATTCAAACAATTTTGAAATAGATCACATTATTCCTTATTCATTATCGTACGATAATTCTGCAGGTAATAAAGTTTTAACCACAAAAGCTAATAATCAAGCTAAAGGACAAAAAACAGCAATGGAATATTTATTATTATTAAATAATTTTAATATCAATGAATATAAATCCAAATGTGCTCAATTATTTTTAAATAGAGACAATTTTATTAAGAATAAAAAGAATAGTGTTATTACGGAAAAAAACGCAGAGAAAAAATATAAGAATCTTACTTGGGATGACTTTGAGCAATCAAATAAGAACGAATTTATTAATAGAAATTTGAATGATACCAGATATGCAATTAAATTATTTGTCGAAACTTTACGTAAGCACTTCGATAATAAAGAAACAAAAATTATCGGGATAAATGGACATGTTACAAGTTATTTTAGAAATAAGTCATATTTACCAAAAAATAGAATTTTTAACTATCATCACGCAATTGATGCATCTATTATAGCCTTAATTATAAACAATAATAAATATTTAGCAAGGCTATTAACAATAGCCGACAATGAATGAAAAATTCTAAATGATCATCAAATGATACAAATTTTTACTGGTGAACTAAGAGAAATTACTGATTTAGATTTTAAGAAAAATATAATGGCACACTTCTTATCAAAGATTATTAAAGAAAAAATTAACTCAATAATTGAAAATAATTATAAATTAGTCCAATATTCTAGAAAAATTAAAATTATGGATAATTCCCCTCTATTTGATCAAACTTTATATGGATTAAAAAGAACAGAAACAAATAAACCCAACGAAGCTTATAAAGTTGTAAAAATAAATTTGATTAAAGATAACAATGAAAATTTAAAAAGATACTTCGATATTCCTATTTTGAATGAAACCAAGAATAAATACTCTGTTTTAATGGCTGAAAGTCATCCTAAAGAGTTTAATAATTTAAAAGAAATTTTTGACTCTTATAACTTAAAAACAACTGGGTTTGCTTTTATAGATTATATGAATGATTTAAATAATAAGTTTCCAGAATTAGTAACTAAAAAAATGATTGACAATGCTATTGCAACAAATAGAACTATTTTTTTAAATTTAAATAATATGAAAATTAGGTATTACAAAGATTTAAGAATTGTTCAGAAATCTTTAATTCCGCTGGATTTTAAATATAATAAAAACAAATCTTTTAAAGATAATAATTTTAGTTTATTTTCTTTAGTTTACAAAAATAAAAGTCATTGTTATAATTCGATACCTATTAATTTTTTAACGTATAAATTTGGTAGTAAAAGCAAAAATTTATTAGATGAAAGCATTTATAATAAAGAAAATTTAAATAAATATAAAATTAATCTAAAAATTAGTAATAGTGAAAAACCGTTGTTCATTATCAAAAAAGGAACAATTTTAAAAAGAAAAAATGCTTCAGAAAATTGATTTGAAAATTTATATTACGTATCAGGTATTTCTAAACAAGAAGATATGGATACTAAATATACTATAACAAATTTAATTAAAAATAGACCCTTAGATAAAAAAGACAAAGAAGAAATTAAGACTATTATTATTAGTAAATTAACAAATTCTTTATTAAAAGAATTTGAAATTATCTATTTAGATGAACTCGGAAATGAATATAAAGCAAATATTCCTGATTTAAATTTATAA
- a CDS encoding division/cell wall cluster transcriptional repressor MraZ — protein MYGKYERSLDDKNRVVIPPKILSELGNEFFITIGFDKQLILRDKKEFEKLKSKLDENNSLNKDLRELSRFIFANTELVSPDKLNRIIIPKHLSLKAAIKKDVVFIGSGNICELFSKEIYDKKENYFENDANIDDLAQKLFEQGVKL, from the coding sequence ATGTATGGAAAATATGAACGTAGTTTAGATGATAAAAACCGTGTTGTAATTCCTCCTAAAATTTTGAGCGAATTGGGTAATGAGTTTTTTATTACCATCGGTTTCGATAAACAGTTAATTCTTCGTGATAAAAAAGAATTTGAAAAACTTAAATCTAAACTAGATGAAAATAATTCTCTCAACAAAGATCTGAGAGAATTAAGTAGATTTATTTTTGCTAACACAGAATTGGTTAGTCCAGATAAATTAAATCGTATTATCATACCTAAACATTTATCATTAAAGGCCGCTATCAAAAAAGATGTAGTTTTCATTGGATCAGGAAATATATGTGAATTATTTTCTAAAGAAATTTATGATAAAAAAGAAAATTATTTTGAAAACGATGCAAATATAGACGACTTAGCTCAAAAACTTTTTGAACAAGGGGTTAAATTATAG